The Candidatus Celerinatantimonas neptuna DNA segment GGTTGACGGGCAAGCTGGATTTTAAAGAATATTTGGATTGGACTTTATCTGCAAATACTGCCGAACAGGTGATGTTAATCGATGCCCTGACAACCAATAAGACTGATTTTTTCAGAGAGGCTGATCATTTTCGGTTTCTGACTCAGTATCTGACGCAACAGTTATCAAAGGAGCATTATCGCCCGGAATACCGGTTCTGGAGTGCGGGGTGTTCAACAGGGGAAGAACCTTATACGTTAGCGATGGTTCTTGAGCATCTAAAAGAGACATTTCCTCATTTTAATTATGCCATTGAAGCGACTGATATTTCTCAGTCGGTACTTAATACGGCTCGTCGGGGGGTCTATGCTCATCAGCTGGTGGAGCCGGTTCCTCTTGGATACCGAAAACGTTACCTCTTAAGAAAAAAGAGTGCAGAGGTGGATTTGGTTAAAATTATACCTAAATTGCGCCGGAATATTCGCTTCAGAGATTTTAATCTGGTGATTGGTGATTTTAAGCGAATGGGGCATTTTGACGGTATTTTTTGCCGTAATGTGATGATCTATTTCAGTCAGGTCCAGCGGAAATTGATTTTGTCTAATTTTTCAAATGCGCTGAATCATCAGGGATTATTTTTTATAGGTCATTCTGAAGGACTGTCAGGAGAGCGATTTGGCTTTAACCCAATGGTTCCGACGGTTTATCAGAAATTAGTGGGGGAGTCAGTACACCATGATTGAGGTGATGGTTGTTGATGATTCGGCAGTGGTTCGTCAGGTTTTAACAAAAGTTATTGATGAGCAGCCCGATATGGAAGTACAGGCTGTGGCTGGGGATCCCTACATCGCGGCTGATAAATTACGTAAGCGATTACCTGATGTTATGATTCTCGACGTTGAGATGCCCAGAATGGATGGTTTGACGTTTC contains these protein-coding regions:
- the cheR gene encoding Chemotaxis protein methyltransferase, which codes for MDLKLYEARLSERDHVRLARFVEQVAGIQLPPHKRSLIESRLRKRLRLTGKLDFKEYLDWTLSANTAEQVMLIDALTTNKTDFFREADHFRFLTQYLTQQLSKEHYRPEYRFWSAGCSTGEEPYTLAMVLEHLKETFPHFNYAIEATDISQSVLNTARRGVYAHQLVEPVPLGYRKRYLLRKKSAEVDLVKIIPKLRRNIRFRDFNLVIGDFKRMGHFDGIFCRNVMIYFSQVQRKLILSNFSNALNHQGLFFIGHSEGLSGERFGFNPMVPTVYQKLVGESVHHD